In Sardina pilchardus chromosome 8, fSarPil1.1, whole genome shotgun sequence, a genomic segment contains:
- the LOC134088843 gene encoding uncharacterized protein LOC134088843, giving the protein MSKAGEGLNLVLMGKNGVGKSSCGNTILGKQVFQTRPPSSPEPVTLKPQIARGVAGGTNVVIMDTPDLFGSQVCQEELQKQMVSIITQTTPGPCVFLLVLSPADVCRNFEETLAAIRATFGEKAAESSLAIITHGDRKETAAENFPEAIRPKVHIFDNTKQQDSQQVQRLMSEMDRLVEKTNGFYLRQILKTPPPVKTKPRTKFVYLSEHTAGQKQIQDLESVETPPRFSSKLNTWLEREKKHTVDCVRLVLIGKTGVGKSATGNSILGKKEFKSSALMGSVTTKCKRRSAVVGSRMVQVIDTPGLFDTSVPNENIREEIGKCITMSSPGPHVFLLLISVGRFTQEERETVKMIQEIFGEYSKAYTMVGFTRGEALKEEGIAMKTYIEKSPAALKELMKDCSGRYHVFCNKDKDTREQQVLSLLEKTDRMIQQNGGSFYTTSMFEETEAKIRGREMRLLQQRMEELEHANEDKDVSFLVSELSKIKLALEKKLRNLRDDAVKERDEDMKKLEELRADLEKNHEKKIKEIDGKIFTDLARSRDSIRRQAEKAEAKAMAKALQHNQQKCTIS; this is encoded by the exons A TGTCTAAAGCTGGTGAGGGACTGAACCTTGTGCTTATGGGGAAGAATGGTGTGGGGAAGAGCTCGTgtggaaacaccatcctgggaaAGCAAGTCTTCCAGACCCGTCCACCCTCCTCCCCTGAACCCGTAACTCTGAAACCACAAATTGCCCGAGGAGTGGCTGGTGGCACAAATGTGGTCATCATGGACACCCCAGACCTGTTTGGTTCCCAGGTTTGCCAAGAGGAGTTACAGAAACAGATGGTTTCCATCATCACCCAGACAACTCCAGGGCCTTGTGTGTTCCTACTGGTGTTGTCCCCAGCTGATGTTTGTCGCAACTTTGAAGAGACACTTGCGGCTATTAGGGCAACTTTTGGAGAAAAAGCAGCAGAATCCTCCCTTGCTATTATCACACATGGTGACCGCAAGGAGACAGCTGCAGAGAACTTCCCAGAGGCAATTAGGCCAAAAGTGCACATTTTcgacaacacaaaacaacaagacAGCCAGCAAGTTCAACGCCTTATGTCTGAAATGGACAGACTAGTAGAGAAAACGAATGGTTTCTATCTTAGGCAGATTCTCAAAACTCCACCACCTGTTAAGACTAAACCTCGAACAAagtttgtgtatttgtctgaACATACAGCCGGGCAAAAGCAAATACAGGATCTTGAAAGTGTGGAGACACCTCCTCGGTTTTCATCAAAACTCAACACAT ggcttgaaagagagaaaaaacatacAG TGGACTGTGTGAGGCTGGTCCTGATTGGGAAGACTGGAGTTGGAAAGAGTGCTACAGGAAACAGCATCCTCGGGAAGAAGGAATTCAAGTCCTCTGCCTTGATGGGGTCTGTCACCACAAAATGTAAGAGAAGGTCAGCAGTAGTTGGTTCAAGAATGGTGCAGGTCATTGACACCCCAGGTCTGTTTGACACATCTGTCCCAAATGAGAACATTAGAGAGGAGATTGGGAAGTGCATCACCATGTCCTCACCAGGACCCCATGTGTTCCTGCTTCTCATCTCCGTGGGACGCTTCacccaagaggagagagagacagtgaagatGATCCAGGAGATCTTTGGAGAGTACTCAAAGGCGTACACAATGGTGGGCTTCACTAGAGGAGAGGCACTGAAGGAAGAGGGCATTGCCATGAAGACTTACATTGAAAAAAGCCCAGCTGCTTTAAAGGAGCTCATGAAGGACTGTAGTGGTCGTTATCATGTCTTCTGTAACAAGGACAAAGACACTCGGGAACAACAGGTCTTATCTCTCCTGGAAAAGACTGACAGAATGATTCAACAAAATGGAGGAAGCTTCTACACCACTTCCATGTTTGAGGAGACAGAGGCGAAgatcagaggaagagagatgagactgCTACAGCAGAGAATGGAAGAACTGGAGCATGCAAATGAAGACAAAGACGTCTCTTTCTTGGTCAGTGAATTGTCCAAGATCAAGCTGGCACTGGAGAAGAAGCTCAGGAACCTGCGTGATGACGCTGTCAAGGAGAGGGACGAAGACATGAAGAAACTCGAAGAATTGCGAGCCGACCTGGAGAAGAACCACGAGAAGAAGATCAAGGAAATAGATGGCAAAATTTTCACTGACCTCGCCAGAAGTCGTGATAGCATTCGCAGGCAAGCAGAGAAAGCTGAAGCGAAAGCCATGGCTAAGGC
- the srrd gene encoding SRR1-like protein — MASDNEWQVAGRRKGSSSRKKKTPTVCAVDLPVPEAGDSHRDQQRIIQAVNELRGEDFWSEWKDLLTGRLSNTGPCRGQTGVQSERLQDCVCYGLGSFSTCVSARYQLALLLLLLDALKIPVERCSVYDPVFSLTECETLRALGFSVLTENEEGKRVVHQPTLLYLMHCGKALYNNLLWKNWSSQALPKLLIVGNSFIGIQERMLQRELQRDYAYLCTAMSVCEETALPCSQRFLDVFNDTALICFTPQSLSQLPESTWADPEEPQYQHCPDLEIIRRERR, encoded by the exons ATGGCTAGTGACAATGAGTGGCAGGTAGCAGGGCGGCGTAAAGGATCCTCAAGTAGAAAGAAGAAAACACCAACTGTGTGTGCCGTTGATCTTCCAGTCCCTGAAGCCGGTGACAGCCATCGAGATCAGCAACGTATCATTCAGGCCGT GAATGAACTGAGAGGGGAGGACTTCTGGTCAGAATGGAAAG ATCTCCTAACGGGACGGCTGTCCAACACTGGGCCCTGTAGGGGTCAGACAGGTGTCCAGAGTGAACGCctgcaggactgtgtgtgttacGGCCTGGGCAGCTTCTCcacatgtgtgtctgcacgctATCAACTGGCCTTACTACTTCTCCTGCTGGATGCCCTAAAG ATCCCAGTGGAGCGCTGCAGTGTGTATGATCCTGTGTTCTCACTGACGGAGTGTGAGACACTTAGAGCTCTGGGATTTTCAGTACTCACAGAAAATGAG GAAGGCAAGCGAGTTGTGCATCAGCCAACACTCCTTTACCTGATGCATTGTGGGAAGGCTCTGTATAACAACCTGCTCTGGAAGAACTGGAGCTCTCAGGCCTTGCCCAAACTCCTCATCGTAGGCAACAGTTTCATTGGCATTCAAGAAAG AATGCTGCAGAGGGAGCTCCAGAGGGACTATGCTTACCTGTGCACT gcgatgagtgtgtgcgaggagacagccctgccctgctcgcagcgtttcctggatgtgttcaatgacacgGCACTGATCTGCTTCACCCCTCAAAGTCTCAGCCAACTCCCAGAATCCACCTGGGCCGACCCAGAAGAACCACAGTACCAGCACTGCCCAGATCTAGAGATCATCAGGAGAGAGCGGAGATAa
- the LOC134088847 gene encoding tripartite motif-containing protein 16-like isoform X3 has protein sequence MSSNQDFFTCSMVDELRDHHTILSAAERKTHFRETHKIQQRIQMKEKKLQALRKAVDALKSSAQTAVVDSERIFVEMIYSIERRRSEVKELIRAQEKAGVSRAEGLLKQLEQEIAELKRRDAEMEQLLHTKDNIHVLKSLTEKSVSTLKEQLEDFCKQEVMKISPVSDVQAVLPEPVTREDFLQYFTPFTLDPTTAHRELHLSQENRSVEWRPKVQSYPDHPERFDWPQVLCREGVSGRCYWEVEWNGENAVDIAVSYKSIRRKGGSECVFGGNDQSWSLMLFSSNSSFRHNDEETKLPVVCSSKKIGVYVDHRAGALAFYSISDTMTLMHRVQTTFTHTLYPGFLVGFRSLVKLL, from the exons ATGTCAAGTAACCAAGACTTTTTCACGTGTTCGATGGTGGACGAACTCAGAGACCATCACACAATTCTATCTGCAGCAGAGAGAAAG ACACACTTCAGGGAGACCCATAAAATCCAGCAGAGAATCCAGATGAAAGAGAAGAAGCTCCAGGCATTGAGGAAAGCTGTGGATGCACTCAAG AGCTCTGCTCAGACAGCAGTGGTGGACAGTGAGAGGATCTTCGTCGAAATGATCTACTCCATTGAGAGAAGGCGTTCTGAGGTGAAAGAGTTGATCAGAGCTCAGGAGAAGGCTGGGGTGAGTCGGGCTGAAGGCCTCCTGAAGCAACTTGAGCAGGAGATagctgagctgaagaggagggaTGCTGAGATGGAGCAGCTTTTACATACAAAGGATAACATCCATGTCCTCAAG AGCCTTACAGAGAAATCTGTCTCCACACTAAAAGAACAGCTGGAAGACTTCTGCAAGCAGGAAGTCATGAAGATATCTCCAG TGTCTGATGTCCAGGCTGTCTTACCTGAACCAGTGACCAGAGAGGATTTCCTACAGT ATTTCACTCCCTTCACACTGGATCcaaccacagcacacagagaactCCACCTTTCTCAGGAGAACAGGAGCGTGGAATGGAGACCTAAGGTCCAGTCATATCCAGAtcatccagagagatttgattggCCTCAGGTACTGTGTAGAGAGGGAgtgtctggacgctgctactgggaggttgAGTGGAATGGGGAAAATGCGGTTGATATAGCAGTCTCTTATAAAAGCATTCGCAGGaaaggagggagtgagtgtgtgtttggaggcaaTGACCAATCCTGGAGTCTGATGCTTTTCAGCTCCAACTCCTCTTTCAGACACAACGATGAAGAGACTAAACTCCCTGTAGTCTGCAGTTCGAAAAAAATAGGAGTGTACGTGGATCACAGGGCAGGAGCTCTGGCCTTCTACAGCATCTCTGACACAATGACCCTCATGCACCGAGTTCAGACTACATTCACTCATACGCTCTACCCTGGGTTTTTGGTTGGCTTTAGGTCGTTGGTTAAGTTGTTGTGA
- the LOC134088847 gene encoding tripartite motif-containing protein 16-like isoform X1: MSSNQDFFTCSMVDELRDHHTILSAAERKTHFRETHKIQQRIQMKEKKLQALRKAVDALKSSAQTAVVDSERIFVEMIYSIERRRSEVKELIRAQEKAGVSRAEGLLKQLEQEIAELKRRDAEMEQLLHTKDNIHVLKFVSDHRSKDLSCITINQSLTEKSVSTLKEQLEDFCKQEVMKISPVSDVQAVLPEPVTREDFLQYFTPFTLDPTTAHRELHLSQENRSVEWRPKVQSYPDHPERFDWPQVLCREGVSGRCYWEVEWNGENAVDIAVSYKSIRRKGGSECVFGGNDQSWSLMLFSSNSSFRHNDEETKLPVVCSSKKIGVYVDHRAGALAFYSISDTMTLMHRVQTTFTHTLYPGFLVGFRSLVKLL; this comes from the exons ATGTCAAGTAACCAAGACTTTTTCACGTGTTCGATGGTGGACGAACTCAGAGACCATCACACAATTCTATCTGCAGCAGAGAGAAAG ACACACTTCAGGGAGACCCATAAAATCCAGCAGAGAATCCAGATGAAAGAGAAGAAGCTCCAGGCATTGAGGAAAGCTGTGGATGCACTCAAG AGCTCTGCTCAGACAGCAGTGGTGGACAGTGAGAGGATCTTCGTCGAAATGATCTACTCCATTGAGAGAAGGCGTTCTGAGGTGAAAGAGTTGATCAGAGCTCAGGAGAAGGCTGGGGTGAGTCGGGCTGAAGGCCTCCTGAAGCAACTTGAGCAGGAGATagctgagctgaagaggagggaTGCTGAGATGGAGCAGCTTTTACATACAAAGGATAACATCCATGTCCTCAAG TTTGTGAGTGACCATCGATCTAAAGACTTATCCTGTATCACTATCAACCAGAGCCTTACAGAGAAATCTGTCTCCACACTAAAAGAACAGCTGGAAGACTTCTGCAAGCAGGAAGTCATGAAGATATCTCCAG TGTCTGATGTCCAGGCTGTCTTACCTGAACCAGTGACCAGAGAGGATTTCCTACAGT ATTTCACTCCCTTCACACTGGATCcaaccacagcacacagagaactCCACCTTTCTCAGGAGAACAGGAGCGTGGAATGGAGACCTAAGGTCCAGTCATATCCAGAtcatccagagagatttgattggCCTCAGGTACTGTGTAGAGAGGGAgtgtctggacgctgctactgggaggttgAGTGGAATGGGGAAAATGCGGTTGATATAGCAGTCTCTTATAAAAGCATTCGCAGGaaaggagggagtgagtgtgtgtttggaggcaaTGACCAATCCTGGAGTCTGATGCTTTTCAGCTCCAACTCCTCTTTCAGACACAACGATGAAGAGACTAAACTCCCTGTAGTCTGCAGTTCGAAAAAAATAGGAGTGTACGTGGATCACAGGGCAGGAGCTCTGGCCTTCTACAGCATCTCTGACACAATGACCCTCATGCACCGAGTTCAGACTACATTCACTCATACGCTCTACCCTGGGTTTTTGGTTGGCTTTAGGTCGTTGGTTAAGTTGTTGTGA
- the LOC134088847 gene encoding tripartite motif-containing protein 16-like isoform X2, whose product MSLSDCCLSLRNYGYNQTHFRETHKIQQRIQMKEKKLQALRKAVDALKSSAQTAVVDSERIFVEMIYSIERRRSEVKELIRAQEKAGVSRAEGLLKQLEQEIAELKRRDAEMEQLLHTKDNIHVLKFVSDHRSKDLSCITINQSLTEKSVSTLKEQLEDFCKQEVMKISPVSDVQAVLPEPVTREDFLQYFTPFTLDPTTAHRELHLSQENRSVEWRPKVQSYPDHPERFDWPQVLCREGVSGRCYWEVEWNGENAVDIAVSYKSIRRKGGSECVFGGNDQSWSLMLFSSNSSFRHNDEETKLPVVCSSKKIGVYVDHRAGALAFYSISDTMTLMHRVQTTFTHTLYPGFLVGFRSLVKLL is encoded by the exons ATGAGTTTGAGTGATTGCTGTCTAAGTCTGAGAAACTATGGCTATAATCAG ACACACTTCAGGGAGACCCATAAAATCCAGCAGAGAATCCAGATGAAAGAGAAGAAGCTCCAGGCATTGAGGAAAGCTGTGGATGCACTCAAG AGCTCTGCTCAGACAGCAGTGGTGGACAGTGAGAGGATCTTCGTCGAAATGATCTACTCCATTGAGAGAAGGCGTTCTGAGGTGAAAGAGTTGATCAGAGCTCAGGAGAAGGCTGGGGTGAGTCGGGCTGAAGGCCTCCTGAAGCAACTTGAGCAGGAGATagctgagctgaagaggagggaTGCTGAGATGGAGCAGCTTTTACATACAAAGGATAACATCCATGTCCTCAAG TTTGTGAGTGACCATCGATCTAAAGACTTATCCTGTATCACTATCAACCAGAGCCTTACAGAGAAATCTGTCTCCACACTAAAAGAACAGCTGGAAGACTTCTGCAAGCAGGAAGTCATGAAGATATCTCCAG TGTCTGATGTCCAGGCTGTCTTACCTGAACCAGTGACCAGAGAGGATTTCCTACAGT ATTTCACTCCCTTCACACTGGATCcaaccacagcacacagagaactCCACCTTTCTCAGGAGAACAGGAGCGTGGAATGGAGACCTAAGGTCCAGTCATATCCAGAtcatccagagagatttgattggCCTCAGGTACTGTGTAGAGAGGGAgtgtctggacgctgctactgggaggttgAGTGGAATGGGGAAAATGCGGTTGATATAGCAGTCTCTTATAAAAGCATTCGCAGGaaaggagggagtgagtgtgtgtttggaggcaaTGACCAATCCTGGAGTCTGATGCTTTTCAGCTCCAACTCCTCTTTCAGACACAACGATGAAGAGACTAAACTCCCTGTAGTCTGCAGTTCGAAAAAAATAGGAGTGTACGTGGATCACAGGGCAGGAGCTCTGGCCTTCTACAGCATCTCTGACACAATGACCCTCATGCACCGAGTTCAGACTACATTCACTCATACGCTCTACCCTGGGTTTTTGGTTGGCTTTAGGTCGTTGGTTAAGTTGTTGTGA
- the LOC134088847 gene encoding tripartite motif-containing protein 16-like isoform X4, with protein MKEKKLQALRKAVDALKSSAQTAVVDSERIFVEMIYSIERRRSEVKELIRAQEKAGVSRAEGLLKQLEQEIAELKRRDAEMEQLLHTKDNIHVLKFVSDHRSKDLSCITINQSLTEKSVSTLKEQLEDFCKQEVMKISPVSDVQAVLPEPVTREDFLQYFTPFTLDPTTAHRELHLSQENRSVEWRPKVQSYPDHPERFDWPQVLCREGVSGRCYWEVEWNGENAVDIAVSYKSIRRKGGSECVFGGNDQSWSLMLFSSNSSFRHNDEETKLPVVCSSKKIGVYVDHRAGALAFYSISDTMTLMHRVQTTFTHTLYPGFLVGFRSLVKLL; from the exons ATGAAAGAGAAGAAGCTCCAGGCATTGAGGAAAGCTGTGGATGCACTCAAG AGCTCTGCTCAGACAGCAGTGGTGGACAGTGAGAGGATCTTCGTCGAAATGATCTACTCCATTGAGAGAAGGCGTTCTGAGGTGAAAGAGTTGATCAGAGCTCAGGAGAAGGCTGGGGTGAGTCGGGCTGAAGGCCTCCTGAAGCAACTTGAGCAGGAGATagctgagctgaagaggagggaTGCTGAGATGGAGCAGCTTTTACATACAAAGGATAACATCCATGTCCTCAAG TTTGTGAGTGACCATCGATCTAAAGACTTATCCTGTATCACTATCAACCAGAGCCTTACAGAGAAATCTGTCTCCACACTAAAAGAACAGCTGGAAGACTTCTGCAAGCAGGAAGTCATGAAGATATCTCCAG TGTCTGATGTCCAGGCTGTCTTACCTGAACCAGTGACCAGAGAGGATTTCCTACAGT ATTTCACTCCCTTCACACTGGATCcaaccacagcacacagagaactCCACCTTTCTCAGGAGAACAGGAGCGTGGAATGGAGACCTAAGGTCCAGTCATATCCAGAtcatccagagagatttgattggCCTCAGGTACTGTGTAGAGAGGGAgtgtctggacgctgctactgggaggttgAGTGGAATGGGGAAAATGCGGTTGATATAGCAGTCTCTTATAAAAGCATTCGCAGGaaaggagggagtgagtgtgtgtttggaggcaaTGACCAATCCTGGAGTCTGATGCTTTTCAGCTCCAACTCCTCTTTCAGACACAACGATGAAGAGACTAAACTCCCTGTAGTCTGCAGTTCGAAAAAAATAGGAGTGTACGTGGATCACAGGGCAGGAGCTCTGGCCTTCTACAGCATCTCTGACACAATGACCCTCATGCACCGAGTTCAGACTACATTCACTCATACGCTCTACCCTGGGTTTTTGGTTGGCTTTAGGTCGTTGGTTAAGTTGTTGTGA